CCTCGCATGTGTTTCGGAAAAGGCAGAGACTCAAGGATTTTAATCGTCTGAATAATGTGATCATTGATGATAAAACGCTCCTCATCGGCTAACGTGCCCCGTCGAATAGACAGATTGTACATTTCCCCCTGATTCGCTTGGTATTCCGTCGGCTTCATGGTAAATCGCGCTTCGTTTGTAGGGGGAAAATCCCAAGGGATCAAGTGTTCGGGTTTATCACTTAGCAGTCCCTCTTTCACAGGCAAAGTGTCAGTTTTAGGATAGCGCTGTTTCTCTACCCAAGACAATCCCGCCGTTTTACTCAGAGTTCGTGTCCAAGTTCTACTCGCGATACGCTCTAGTCGCTCAAGATCTGAGTCGCTGACAAATTCTGCCCCTAGATTCATTTCCGCGATAAACGCAAAATCGGCATCGATATCTCGATGCACCTGATCTAATTTCTCACGCTGTTCTTCGGACAGTTTCGAAGCGTTTTGACGGAGTATGTCTATTTCATGGTCTCGTTTGAGCACCTCAAAGCGCATTCGAATTTCGTGTATTCGATTGTAGATCGTCTCGAGTTTAGTGGCTTTATCCACCACATGCTCGGGTGTGGTAATTTTGCCGCAGTCATGCAACCAGCTAGCCATCTTCAGTTCTTCCCATTGCTCAGAAGTTAAACTAAAGTGTTGAAAGGCTTCGATCTTCGAGTCCTCCGCAGCTTGAGTCAACCATTCGGTGATCACCGGAACACGTTGACAATGATGACCAGTGTAAGGTGACTTCTTATCGAGCGACCCCGCAAACACCTGAATGAATGAATCCAGTAACGCTTTTTGCGTGTCAAGCATGTCATGAGTTTCAATCGCCACCGAGGTAAAGCCCAACAAAGTCTGCAAATAGTCGGCGTATTGAGCATAATGTCTCGAAGCATTCGCGTACGGATAGAGTAAACCGAGTGAACCAACCACCTCCCCTGAACGCCCTTTAATCGGTATACAAACAACCTCACAGCGATCGTAAAAAAGGGGCAGTTTCAGGTGAGGCACTTCATCTACCGTAAATGTCGCGGTCTGCTTTGCTACAAAGATCTCTCTAACAAAGCGCGTCGCTTCAGAGACCGGGATAGGCGAAGCACTAATGTCTGACGAATTGCCTTGGTCACACCAAAGCATGCTTGGCACCAAGCACTTAACTTCCGTATCAAGCAGGTACAATAACACCCCCTGCGCTTCTACCGCTTGCGCGACCTCACGACACACCATACTAAGCATATCGTCCAAATTGTCTTCACGCGCTATCTTGTGCGTCAAACTGACAAATTGCCGTATGGTCGTTTGCGTCGACATCTGCGCGTCGTTAAGTTGCTGTATCTCGCGAATCACGCTCCGCTCCAAAGCGCCACTGTCAAGCTTAAACCCTTCTATGTCTTTCGCTTTTTCTGTCGCTCGCTGGATAGGTTTAGAAATAAATTTTGAAATGACGTAAATCATGGGAATCATGAGGATGAGTACCAGTAATGACCCATACAAAGTCTGTTGCTTGATAAGAGCGCCTTTGTTGAACAACGCGTTGGCTTTAGATGCCATCAATAAATGAACATGCTCGCTGTTTAAAGGCCGTATTGTCACTATTTGACCAATCCACTGTTCGTTATTGTATTCGAATTCCCCCAGTTGACCACGTTCCGCATTTTCTTCGATAGCATGGGGCACCACTTGATTGGTCACCATCTCAATATGAGTGATCACTCCCTGGGAAGACGTTGGTGGCTGAGCACTATCACTCAAGGCGAGAATTTGTCCCGCGTCGTTGTAAAGCACTCGGAGTGAGGAATCATTTGTGAGTGTATC
Above is a window of Vibrio tubiashii DNA encoding:
- a CDS encoding HD domain-containing phosphohydrolase, coding for MTAKRLTLPIHVHLATVIILVVILASVIQIGLASRGLSTLIVEANNKIFTRVAAETRHQLNHHYKTAFSALGTYSKSHALHEVAELASQQLLPEIAHLLEEFEHVNAYSFYYPSGDFFSVMRIRDPVMRQRIAASASARYVLTVSNDLSSQIQIMSQELKVLETRPNDKRILYKTSSWFEQANQSTNLISKPLLLPGPESLGLKIYRQSSSGVIISADVLLDDLRRSLSDTLTNDSSLRVLYNDAGQILALSDSAQPPTSSQGVITHIEMVTNQVVPHAIEENAERGQLGEFEYNNEQWIGQIVTIRPLNSEHVHLLMASKANALFNKGALIKQQTLYGSLLVLILMIPMIYVISKFISKPIQRATEKAKDIEGFKLDSGALERSVIREIQQLNDAQMSTQTTIRQFVSLTHKIAREDNLDDMLSMVCREVAQAVEAQGVLLYLLDTEVKCLVPSMLWCDQGNSSDISASPIPVSEATRFVREIFVAKQTATFTVDEVPHLKLPLFYDRCEVVCIPIKGRSGEVVGSLGLLYPYANASRHYAQYADYLQTLLGFTSVAIETHDMLDTQKALLDSFIQVFAGSLDKKSPYTGHHCQRVPVITEWLTQAAEDSKIEAFQHFSLTSEQWEELKMASWLHDCGKITTPEHVVDKATKLETIYNRIHEIRMRFEVLKRDHEIDILRQNASKLSEEQREKLDQVHRDIDADFAFIAEMNLGAEFVSDSDLERLERIASRTWTRTLSKTAGLSWVEKQRYPKTDTLPVKEGLLSDKPEHLIPWDFPPTNEARFTMKPTEYQANQGEMYNLSIRRGTLADEERFIINDHIIQTIKILESLPFPKHMRGVAAIAGGHHERMDGKGYPMGLVKEQMPITARIMAIADVFEALTSTDRPYKKAKSLSESIEIMSHMVNNQHLDADLFALFLSSGVYLRFANQFMRADQIDGVDVERYLDRVERPQH